GATCTAGTccttgccaacttaaaaatctgcTTCTCCCCTTCTTTGGTGTCAAGCTTACTATACAAATCCTCATAACCACGATTTTTTGCCTCTGTAACCGCTTTTTTTGCTGCCCGttttgcttctttatagctcACTCTCTTTTCTATCCTATCCTCCTCTTCCGTGCATATCATAAGTtccttaaatctcttgtttttatcctttatcttcttttccacctCATCATTCCACAACCACGATtctttgaacacttttggtttacccgacgacacccccaaggtctcttttgccacttttccaATGGTTTTTGCCATGTTCACCCACATTTTATTCGCATCCTCTGACTGACTTGGGAAGCTCAATAAGCTATCTTGCTTAAGAGGGTTGTGACCACATCCCCTTTGAGTCTCCCCCACATGATCTTTTCCCTGGTCTCGACCTTCTTCTCTACGATTTTCTTCCTCTTCCTGAAAACCAGTACTAAAAGCCTGTGTTGGGTGGGCATCTCTGTACCCAACACCACCTTACAATCCAAGCATGAGGCCCGATCTCCCTTGGTTTCTAGGGTGCCTATGTTCCAAGTCCCCGCTCTTAGTTCTAGATCCTGCTTACGTTGCCCCCCAACCCCCTCTCCTTGGACCTGACCTCAAGTAACCGTAATGGCTTCATAACTCTATATTCAGCTACTACTGACTAAGGTAAAAAAGATGACAAATAGGTCACTAACAGAGATcaacacaaaataaacaaatagacacaataaataaaaattaaaacacaaaatatcaAACGAACACAAAGTCaataaaacaacaaagaaatgtaagacaatcaaattgaaaaaaaaaatgaatcaaaggaatttgaaaacaaagagaaaatccaaaaaattgaAATGAGGACAATAAAACACTAATGAGAAGGACATATATAAAACCCAGATTATATTGAAGAATTTACCAATTTACCAATCACATTCACAATTATCACTTAATTAAGCAAATTCATAATCAAACCATTAATACCATCATGCATCATCAAAAATAAGCATCccaaaatttaaagaaacaaaacagaccaaaaaacaaagaaagaactAAGCAAAACTAAAGAAAGACTATGTTAATAAAGGCAGCAAGAAACAACCCGGTAAGCCTACACCAAGAAACTAAGAAAGAAGAGCTagaaataacaaagaaacaAGTAGAAGGCAAATAAAAGGGGGAACAAGGGTAAGGATGGATATCACCTCTGTGAAGCGGTTGTATATCGGTTGACCACTGGCTAGGACACAACTTATGGGGGACGTCTATTACTTACATGTGGAGTGTGGGCTGGGTTGTTGACCTCGAATTCCGCACCTGCAAACACgaagaaaggaaaggaaggaaGGGAAGGGGGTTGGGTGGTGGCGGGCGTGGAGGTGGGGTTGGATTCAGCGGTGAGGATGGGTATCCGTTTGGAAATTCTGTAACTAATTCTTTTGCTCCTCAAATTGAATAACActtacattaatatattttgacccatttttcatttcaattcGTCCTAATGAAATCGTCCCCTTTAGCCCTTtttagatacaataaaataaaaataattgcaTATATTCTCTCTTTTTTATTTCTATATACCTTACTACTCTTTTAGTCCctccgttctctaatgttctttctatttgaaatattttattttaagaagaaataaatttgattaaggtttttgagacatatttagaaaataaaatatatccatgtgaaatctcattagattcgtcttaatgtatacttttttatcatgtattttttataattttttatcatacatatttaaagatattaagacttttagtttactttgaaaattgtgcaaaaagtaaataaaaagaaatacttCTAACTCAATATACCTAACTTCTTAattatattgttatttaataatggAGCATACTCTATAGTGCTATGGGTGCATTGTGAAGTACTCTTACGGCCCATTTGAtaggtggtaataaatggtggtcatgagaatgaaaaactagtgtaattttagttgaaaaatctcttggctaccttgatggtcatgcttgtccaacttcaaccatcacattttcttcataaaattcattccaatgcattactattgggagaggtggtattaagtggtaatgaatatttataaacaatttttttttgttatcaaagtttcattacaatGGTAatgatatgaaaattttgatgaaattttatactataaattattttaattattaccttTTAGTATCACTAACCAAACGAGCCATTAATCTTTTTCTATTTGCCTTTATGAGCATATAAAAGAGGTCCCACCTAATAAGCTTGTTTGCCACATAATTTGAAAATTGCATGTCAAATGAAAAAAAGTCAACAACTATCAAAATACACTCAAACCTTAGCCACAAGTTGCAaccaaacaaagaaaaataattgatCCAAGATGAGCTAATAGAAGTGTTAAAGAAAGAATGACTTAAGTATATAAAGATCCCTCTTCTTTCTTCACAAATTGTGTTCTCAAATATATCCTTCCATTTCATCAACTAATTGATTGCCTCATCTTCATCAACTAATAGATTAAGGTATTTTCTTTGCTTAATttattcccttttttttttcttactccATTTTGgtagatttttaaaatttatttgaattattatggTATctagtatattttaatttttttgggatAATTAaggttttaatattattatttttgtaatttttgtctttttcaaTACATCCTTATGTGTATGAGATAAAATATTCTATCCGGCtacatcaaaatatatatttttcaaatattctcAATATATTTGGATTTACAATGATAAgtgaataatattattattttatccttTTCTCGCAATATTCACTATATTATATTCTTCATGATTAAAATATCTTGATATGTATCTGTTAGTATATATCTAGATATtcggttttaaattttaaatatgtcTATGggattatttgattaaaacTTTTATAACATTATTGAATTGTAcaacatataatataaaaaataaaagtcaaaatattattgtgatttgtgatgCAATTTATTGTGCAGCAAATTGTTGATAGCTGGTAACTGATATCCAATTACAGTGGGTGACTTTGACTAATATTAACTTGTTTcaccagctgattttgaaccaACTAGTATGAGCAGCTTGTTCACAAACAACTCATTTATAATAATGAGTTGTTTTAACTAGCTAGTTTACCAAACATTAGTATTGATTGTTTTGACCACCCAACCCtttatttgtatcaaaataagctaaaattgtccaataaactattttaccaaacacccatgtatatttcctaaaataaattttaataataagttgCTCATATTATGACAGGAACCTAAGTAGGTGGTGATAATCGAACCTAAATGGAAGTAAAATTAGTATCAAGAGAAACAATAAAACCATCCTCACCAACACCATTACATCTCCAAACCTTCACACTATCATATGTAGACCAATTCTTCCCAGCCTTCCACATACCAATCCTTCTTTGCTACCCCAAAACAATTGGAACACCCATTAATACAAATCTTCTAAAAACCTCACTTGCTACTACACTTACCAAATTTTACCCTCTTGCTGGTCGTTGTATAGACAATTCAACTATTCTTTGTAATGACCATGGAATACCCTTTATTGAAACTCATGTAAATTGCCCTATTTCTACTCTTTTTAACAGCCCTAATAAACTTAACTTGCTCCACAAGTTACTCCCTCCACAAGATATATCTTCCCTAGGGCAAAATCTTTGTGATTTAGTCCCTTTAGcatttcaaattaatattttccaatGTGGTGGATTTGTCTTGGGTTGTTATATGCTCCATAAATTCCTTGATGGAACTTCCTTAGGGACTTTTTTGAAATATTGGGCTTTCTTAGCTAACAAGAAATGTGACGATCAAGATGGCTCTGGATCTGGGTTTGGGCCGGATTTTGAGTCAACTGCTAAGGCCTTTGTTCCAACAAGTTTGGATCTTAAGCCCATTTTATTTCAACCCAAAATAGAAAGTAAATCAATTGAAATTAGGGCAAGAAGTTTCATATTTAGCAATGCTTCTTTAAGTGTCCTAAAAAATAAAGGTACAAGTGATTTTGTACTTAAACCTACAAGATTTGAAGCACTGGCTGCATTTATTTGGAATAAATTATGGAGTTCAAGATCCGGGTCAAGTAGTCTTATGTTTACTGTGGATATGCGGGCCAGGACTAATCCGCCCCTTCCAAAAGGATCCATGGGTAATCTTTTTATGAGTATGCAAGCCCATGCTAAGGATGGATCCGGGTTGCCGGGTCTTCTTAAGGAGATCCATTCAACTATTTTGAATATTAAGAATGAAGTTGCAATTTATCAAGGGGAAAATGGTGTGGAGGCTTTCTATACAAAGACAGAATCTGAAGTTAATGATATGATAAGTTATAAGACAAATTTGTTTATGGTTACTAGTTGGTGTAATCTTGGACTTAAGGAAGTTGATTTTGGGTTTGGTAAGCCAAAATGGATAGTACCATTTGATGGTAGGACACCACcttcaaaaaattttattatttttactgaTCATATTGATTCATATGATAATGAAGGAATTGAAGCATGGTTGTTCTTAGAGGAACACGATATGGAGGATCTGTTGAACGATTCTGAGTTTTTTGCTTTTGCTTGCCCTAATTAGACGTACTAAGATTtataaccaaaaataataaatatatgtaataaGATTGCATTGAACTATATCGTTCTTATATATTAGTAAGTAAGATTTAGAGTTTCTTGCTTTTGATTGCACTAATTAGACATATTACgatatataattgaaaataataaatatatgtgGTAAGcttgtataattgaaaataataaatatatgtagTAAGATTGTATACTAAACTATATTGTTCTTAGATATTAGAAAGTAAGAATCAGAGTTTCTTGCTTTTGTTTGCCCTAATTAGACTATTActatttataattgaaaataataattgaaaataataaatatatcaaataagatTATACTGAACTGTTGTTCTTaaataataggaattaatatgtAGTCATAGTTGAAATATGATATCATATATGTATACACGCAAAAACATGAAAACATCTAACTTGTCATGGAGGGACTTTGGTCTCTAGCTATATGTGTTGGAGAGTAGCAAAAATAAAAAGCATGACAAAAATATGGTAGTTAGTGAATTagagaaattaattaataaaaatttatttaatttttgacctgttaaaattatataaaatagaaAACGTAACACACATGTAATAttatatcatatcatcataCTCAGTAATTCTCGCTTATAAAATCAGGATTTCGGGTAGATGacataaaaagttataaaacaTCCATATTCAAGCAATACTTTTAGTTGGCAATTGGTAGATGTTTTTGACTAACACTACCTATACTCACTTTCAAAACTTAAGCAACAGTCTCTCAATCAATTCAACAGTCTCCCAAGCCTCTTCTAGCACATTCCTTCCCTGTAATTCTCCAAACAGGAACAAAAATTAGCCAATAAGACATAGCTAAAACCAAACCAAGTGTCAAAGGCACTGAAAAAACTCGATGAATCGATGACGAGCCTAAGATTCCAACCACAACCTCTTGATTCCGATCTCCAAAGCCATACAAATTCCttgtaaaacaaaaaattttgcGACTTTCCAAGTAGGTTTCATTCCacaagtcatatgctaaaacATCATTTCATGCATCAACCCTGAGATCACTAAGGTTACAAGTTACAACCAATGCAAGAATCTTTGCTACACTAACCCGAACCAAAGGCTCGGATAATTTTCGCGTTGGATCATATACGGTTTTTCTTAGAATATTAGAAGAATATTGATTCCATCTCCTTCCCCAAAAGTTTTGTATGGAAGTTGCTTTATAGGGCTCGTATTGGCTCCAATTGTGGCATTATTATTCTACCCAAGGGTACTATTGTGAAAATTGTTAAGAAAATTATCATCAATTCATGTTTTAGagttgaaattgaaattgataaaGCTAAGACTAAAACTACATTATCTAACGATGATTGGACGATATTTGATTAGATAGTGTACATCTGATCCTTCTTAGACTTCGTCTGAACATGACTTGTATTGGATTGATTTAAGCTTGTGTAAGTCTGATCCttctcaaattttgtttgaacATGATTCATATTCGACTTATTGAAGGTTGTGTACGTCTAATCCTCTTTAGACTTCTTTTGAACTTGACTCACACTCTGATTTAAGGTTGCGTATGTTTGATCCTTCTTTGACTTCATCTGATCATGAATTCTATTTGACTCATTTAAGGTCATGTACGTCTGACAATCCTTCTCAGACTCTGTCTTCTGAATATGACTCATATTCAACCGATTTAAGGTTGTGTACGTCTGATCCTTCTCAGACTTAGTATTATCTTGTACGTCACATATTTGTGACGGCCCcgatttatttcttttcttaaaaGGAAAAGAAACAATGGCAACAAATTCTACATAACAATTACAAAGGATAAGATCACCCTTATCAAAGGAGAATTGAACAAGTTTGAAAGAAGACGTCcatgaaataaagaaaaaagctAGACATCTAAGGAAGATTGAGGAAGGGAAGTACCAAGGTGCATCAACAAGAATATAGAACACACCAAGAAGAGATATTAACCTTGGAATACCCTTTGGCAATTTGCTCACAAAGAAATAGCAAAAAGCATAGGATATAAGTAGAAAAATGATTAATATAAATGATGATAATGCATCATAGTAAAAGAAATTTACTCCTAAACTAACTTTTGACATAATTAAGAGATGATTAAGAATTATAATCCTTTTTTGGGGGTTGGCTTATTAGAATAATAAATTTTGAGATCTTGTAATGgataaattactaaaaaaagaaagattttcttaattttgaGGCGTGATTCAAAGAATGTTTTGCTGGTTTCTTTTATAATAAAAGAAGTAAGAGAAGACATAGCTACTAACTACTAGGAGATTGCCacacttttcttttttatcttgtcccttttatattaatataatttgcCCAAAAAGTAATACAAACTTAggccaaaatattttttttctttttttttttaattcttagaAGTAAATACGGACAATTTAGTGAAAAACtgaaaatcaaatttgtatCATAAGGGTGCAAAAAAAGTTCTCAAACCACCCACAAACCTGATCATTTgattaacacaaattcttgtgagagacgattTTTTTGAAAGACTATTTTTAATTGGGTCAATcccttatatatttttaaaaatattgtaagtgtgGATTAAGAAtgttataagtagacatttaagatatttaaagtaggcattaagaatacgtaAATAGTAtcaaggataatataagtagacattaaaaatacagtaagtaggtattaatcttttaatgggCTGGATTTGAGATTTGTCTTAGCTCTTTGATTGAAATTTCTATCTAACATAaatcacataaaaaataatactcaaaTTAGTTTAACACCAAGTGTTCAACCCATTTTACATTATTAGTATCTTAAAAACACAAGTTTTGGACTCTGTGCTACAGTCTGCAGGTGTTATGGAAAGGagggaaaaagaaataaaacacaaaaaagttGTTGCTGCCCAGGATCGAACTGGGGACCTTCAGTGTGTAAGACTGACGTGATAACCACTACACCACAGCAACTACATTTATTATggtggttttttttattttaaaaattaaaataacagaTATAGCAAGCTTATTTGTTCAATATTTATCttcaaaatttcttttttatacaattttttaaCTGTTTATTGCTACAATAATGGTTTATATGTGTTCTGATGATTGATTTCCAGATGATAGTGAAGACTGCAAAGTATTATATTAGCCTTATTAATGGTTGATCACAATACTTGATTAGTATAGACGATTGTTTTGACTTAAAATAATAGAGTTTATTTTGAGAtgaagaacaaaaatttgattattaattttgatttatataattattcttTAGTTGAATTCTTGCTTCTACTAAAATTTTGTTCAAAGTGGCTTCTTTGAAACATAGAAGTATATATGATGTTGCGAGTGCATGTGCAGCCTATTGCTTTCACAATTCACACATTAgatacttctttttttttttcatctttgctttttgcacatttttcatagtaaattttgaaccaaaataactcaaaatacgcatcataaaaaattataaaaagtctatagtaaaaaaatatacattaagatgaatctaacgagatctcacatgaatatattttatcatctatatatgtcttaacaaacttaatcaaatttctctattcaaaatagaatattctaaattaGAAGAATATTagaaaacagagggagtattatcttattaattaataaaataaaatagagaaaACGTGAACattataagcattaaaaaaaatataaattaaatttaattggaaaaatataaagatcaccaacattaaaaaaaattaagataaagtctttaaaaaaaatataaggatcataaacattataaaaatattaaataaagtaaATGGATTAAACTTCATTTCTAAAAATACTTCTATTATACTTGGTAAAATAGGCCGTCCTTCAGCTTTTTTGCTCGAAACATAATCATATTCAAATGATCGATATTTCGTTAATCTCAATCACTAAACTATCACCTCACACTTATGAGTCATCCTCTCTTAGtccttataaatttatattgtttGACTTAATTCTCACGTCGGTTAAATCATATACTTCCGAAATAGTTGCTATATAACGAATTTTTATATATCatactatttatcgttcaaacatattttatatactGCAGcgaatgtgtaagaaaaaacatagtcaagtggaattttgtttgaatcatctaatcacatacttttataaattaagttttataatttttcgatgtgcataatttaatatataattattcaaaataacacattaaattgcataaaaagttaaatgtagcaagtattgtGAAAAGTTCGACCTAAATggtaacaataataacaaatagtAAACTTTAGACTAATATAGTACTTCTATTTAGGTGAGACATAGCATAATTTCAACACATCAATAAAGCATTCCGAAAAAGCAATTTCTAAAGATAGTACATATactctaaaaagaaaattaattaactataaagattaatattgtaataataataactaaatacccatttgatatataattaTTGCACCAATGATCATCAATATGGACCCACAAATTTTTGTAGAAGAAGATGGAGATGTGGGTTCTTTTGCTAAGACATTatcaaatgatgatgatgattgaaAATCAGCCGTTGATTTGGACTTGATCTGAACAGGAAGCTTCAATCCTTTCTTACACTTGTCAGGATTTGCACTTGCGAAGTAGCGGATTCCTTCCTCTTGAAGAGAGATTTGATCTAGACCGTTGGTGTACATCTTGATTGGATTGCTTACATCACACGACTCAAATTCTTCTTTGCTCTTTACCTCTACTACATAGTCCTTGTCCAAGCTATTTGAGTAGCTAAACCCTAATTAGAAATTTTAATTGACAAATTACATCTAAATACCAAAATCCATCATACTTTATCAATGAGAATTGAATTATGATTTGCCAACCATAATTTTCCATATTAATCATAATGTATTTAATTAGTTTAATCAAATTGATACGTAATTTATTAAGTTAACAAttcgtcttatatgagact
This genomic stretch from Amaranthus tricolor cultivar Red isolate AtriRed21 chromosome 9, ASM2621246v1, whole genome shotgun sequence harbors:
- the LOC130823625 gene encoding stemmadenine O-acetyltransferase-like translates to MEVKLVSRETIKPSSPTPLHLQTFTLSYVDQFFPAFHIPILLCYPKTIGTPINTNLLKTSLATTLTKFYPLAGRCIDNSTILCNDHGIPFIETHVNCPISTLFNSPNKLNLLHKLLPPQDISSLGQNLCDLVPLAFQINIFQCGGFVLGCYMLHKFLDGTSLGTFLKYWAFLANKKCDDQDGSGSGFGPDFESTAKAFVPTSLDLKPILFQPKIESKSIEIRARSFIFSNASLSVLKNKGTSDFVLKPTRFEALAAFIWNKLWSSRSGSSSLMFTVDMRARTNPPLPKGSMGNLFMSMQAHAKDGSGLPGLLKEIHSTILNIKNEVAIYQGENGVEAFYTKTESEVNDMISYKTNLFMVTSWCNLGLKEVDFGFGKPKWIVPFDGRTPPSKNFIIFTDHIDSYDNEGIEAWLFLEEHDMEDLLNDSEFFAFACPN
- the LOC130823626 gene encoding probable long-chain-alcohol O-fatty-acyltransferase 2 — protein: MSKVSLGVNFFYYDALSSFILIIFLLISYAFCYFFVSKLPKGIPRLISLLGVFYILVDAPWYFPSSIFLRCLAFFFISWTSSFKLVQFSFDKGDLILCNCYVEFVAIVSFPFKKRNKSGPSQICDVQDNTKSEKDQTYTTLNRLNMSHIQKTESEKDCQTYMTLNESNRIHDQMKSKKDQTYATLNQSVSQVQKKSKED
- the LOC130824284 gene encoding mavicyanin-like, whose amino-acid sequence is MECVIKNTFFMFMTVISVLVFVNGGNRVEAQVHHVVGQDPGWEVATNIASWASGRNFFVGDFLWFSYSNSLDKDYVVEVKSKEEFESCDVSNPIKMYTNGLDQISLQEEGIRYFASANPDKCKKGLKLPVQIKSKSTADFQSSSSFDNVLAKEPTSPSSSTKICGSILMIIGAIIIYQMGI